In one Hemiscyllium ocellatum isolate sHemOce1 chromosome 27, sHemOce1.pat.X.cur, whole genome shotgun sequence genomic region, the following are encoded:
- the LOC132828661 gene encoding zinc finger protein 239-like — MEAKIIVHTEKPWKCGDCEKTFKCPSHLERHRRSHTGERPFSCPQCGKGFTRLTNMLSHQRVHTGERPFKCPDCGMCCKSSRDLASHRRVHTDERPYRCSHCGSTFKRSSNLSVHRRRHTGERPFTCSECGKGFSHSCHLMTHQQVHSDRRPFNCTDCGKSFKSSRELMSHQRVHTDERPFRCCHCGAGFVRMPDLAVHQRCHTREKPFDCSECGKKFNRSSYLLSHQRVHSAERPFKCPDCGKGCKSSRQLVIHRRVHTDNRPFRCSHCGTGFRRSSELIVHQRVHSGERPFTCCKCGKGFTQSSHLLRHQRVHKESQ, encoded by the coding sequence ATGGAAGCAAAGATAATCGTTCACActgagaaaccgtggaagtgtggggactgtgAGAAGACATTCAAATGCCCATCCCACCTCGAGAGGCATCgacgcagtcacactggggagaggccgttcagctgccccCAGTGCGGAAAGGGATTCACTCGCTTAACCAACATGCTGtcacaccagcgggttcacaccggggagagaccgttTAAATGTCCAGACTGTGGGATGTGCTGTAAAAGTTCCAGGGACCTCGCGTCCCACCGACGTGTTCACACTGATGAGAGACCGTACAGATGCTCTCACTGTGGGTCCACGTTCAAGCGATCATCTAACCTGAGCGTACACCGGCGCagacacactggggagagaccattcacttgcagtgagtgtgggaagggattctcTCACTCGTGTCACTTGAtgacacaccagcaggttcactCCGACCGGAGACCTTTCAACTGTACGGACTGTGGGAAAAGCTTCAAAAGTTCAAGAGAACTGATGTCCCATCAACGTGTTCACACAGACGAGAGACCATTCCGATGCTGTCACTGTGGGGCTGGGTTCGTACGGATGCCTGACCTCGCTGTCCACCAACGCTGTCACACACGGGAGAAGCCATTCGACTGCTCAGAGTGTGGAAAGAAATTTAACAGGTCTTCCTACTTGCTGTCACACCAGCGGGTTCACTCTGCGGAGAGACCTTTCAAATGCCCAGACTGTGGGAAGGGTTGTAAAAGTTCTCGACAGCTGGTCATCCATCGACGTGTTCACACGGACAACAGGCCGTTTCGGTGCTCTCACTGCGGGACTGGCTTCAGGCGATCTTCTGAACTGATCGTACACCAGCGAGTCCACAGCGGGGAGAGACCGTTTACCTGCTGCAAATGTGGGAAGGGGTTCACTCAGTCGTCCCACCTACTGAGACACCAGCGCGTTCACAAGGAATCGCAGTGA